One genomic segment of Helicoverpa zea isolate HzStark_Cry1AcR chromosome 22, ilHelZeax1.1, whole genome shotgun sequence includes these proteins:
- the LOC124641131 gene encoding uncharacterized protein LOC124641131, giving the protein MKKLLVVLLLVGAATAACIHTDLVQAPEMIVTYEEVDGDTVTDVPVTAVATRTNISVGTIGNSRLIARSVHVQNAVAKARHVRDISFRSDDPIKISAIRVTHVGSVDGATSSIKSGGVGNSFVVIRLQTAVGRGYHYTIEIYGR; this is encoded by the exons ATGAAGAAACTTCTAGTGGTGTTGTTGCTAGTTGGTGCAGCCACCGCGGCTTGCATCCATACCGACTTGGTGCAAGCTCCGGAGATGATAGTCACGTACGAGGAGGTAGATGGCGACACTGTCACCGATGTGCCCGTCACAGCGGTCGCTACTCGCACTAATATTAGTGTCGGCACCATCGGCAATAGTAGATTGATAGCCAG GAGTGTTCACGTCCAAAATGCAGTTGCCAAAGCAAGACATGTCCGAGACATATCATTCCGATCGgacgatcctattaagatcagCGCGATCCGGGTGACACATGTCGGCTCTGTAGATggcgccacttcatccatcaaGTCGGGAGGTGTTGGGAACTCCTTCGTGGTCATCAGGCTCCAGACTGCGGTAGGACGCGGGTATCATTACACCATCGAAATTTATGGACGCTAA
- the LOC124641130 gene encoding uncharacterized protein LOC124641130 → MKSLLVVMLLAAAATAASIDSEMPEVVVTYEDINGTDVADVTAVASRNNINVGVIGNSRLLSRTHHVRSGIPGHRHIQDITFRANNGLRFTAIRVTHYGNYQGASAGIRSGGVGSTVVTIRLQSLVHFGYQYRIELYGR, encoded by the exons ATGAAGAGCCTACTAGTGGTCATGTTGCTAGCTGCTGCAGCCACCGCGGCTTCCATCGACAGTGAGATGCCAGAGGTGGTGGTGACGTATGAGGACATCAATGGGACTGACGTGGCTGATGTGACTGCTGTGGCGTCACGCAATAACATCAACGTCGGCGTCATTGGCAACAGTAGATTGCTGTCCAG GACCCATCACGTCAGAAGCGGTATTCCTGGCCACCGCCACATCCAAGACATTACCTTCCGCGCCAACAACGGCCTCCGGTTCACTGCCATCCGGGTGACACACTACGGGAATTACCAGGGCGCCAGTGCCGGCATCAGGAGTGGTGGCGTCGGGAGTACCGTGGTCACCATCAGGTTGCAGTCACTGGTGCATTTTGGGTACCAGTACCGCATTGAACTTTATGGACGATAA
- the LOC124641128 gene encoding uncharacterized protein LOC124641128 — translation MKSLLVFMLLAAAAAASYVHTDTAEAPEMTVTYEEVDGSTVTDEPVTAVALRNNISVGTIGNSRLLARSAHIRGAVAGGRWVQDITYRTNSAVRITAIRVRHVGTLQGATSRITSGGVGSTFVTIRLQSAVGRGYHYTIEIYGR, via the exons ATGAAGAGCCTACTAGTGTTCATGCTGCTGGCCGCTGCAGCCGCCGCGTCATACGTGCACACCGACACGGCGGAGGCGCCGGAGATGACGGTCACGTACGAGGAGGTGGACGGCAGCACGGTGACTGATGAGCCGGTCACTGCGGTGGCCTTGCGCAACAACATCAGCGTTGGTACCATCGGGAACAGCAGACTGCTGGCCAG GAGCGCTCACATCCGAGGCGCAGTCGCCGGCGGCAGGTGGGTACAAGACATCACGTACCGCACCAACTCCGCCGTCCGGATAACCGCGATCCGGGTGAGACACGTGGGCACCCTGCAGGGCGCCACCTCGCGCATCACATCCGGAGGAGTGGGGAGCACCTTCGTCACCATCAGGCTGCAGTCCGCTGTCGGCCGCGGATACCACTACACCATCGAAATTTATGGACGCTGA